The Bubalus bubalis isolate 160015118507 breed Murrah chromosome 1, NDDB_SH_1, whole genome shotgun sequence genome includes a region encoding these proteins:
- the CLDN23 gene encoding claudin-23: MRTPVVMTLGMVLAPCGLLLTLTSTLTPGWRLVKGFLNQPLDLVLYQGLWDMCREQSSRERQCGQPDDLGYFAAEPVRVARGLMVTSLAVTGLGLLLATLGVRCWRDEPHFVLAGLSGVVLFTAGLLSLIPVSWYNHFLADRTVLPAQPSPVTVQVGYSLVLGYLGSCLLLLGGFSLALSFAPWCAERCDSCRKAPSSSARRSSISTVYIDGPEPALTPAIKYYSDGQHRPRPDQLGAASQRKAGFPMPRPPPKAYSNPVDVLEGEKVTNSEPGSSSRSTRPCGSTLPCDSDV, translated from the coding sequence ATGCGGACGCCGGTGGTGATGACGCTGGGCATGGTACTCGCGCCCTGTGGGCTGTTACTCACCCTGACCAGCACGCTGACGCCTGGCTGGAGGCTGGTGAAGGGCTTCCTTAACCAGCCGCTGGACCTGGTGCTGTACCAGGGCCTGTGGGACATGTGCCGCGAGCAGAGCAGTCGCGAGCGCCAGTGCGGCCAGCCGGACGACCTCGGCTACTTCGCCGCCGAGCCGGTGCGCGTGGCGCGGGGACTGATGGTCACGTCGCTGGCCGTCACgggcctggggctgctgctggcgACTCTCGGCGTGCGCTGCTGGAGGGACGAGCCCCACTTCGTTCTGGCCGGCCTCTCCGGCGTCGTGCTCTTCACCGCGGGCCTCTTGAGCCTCATCCCAGTCTCCTGGTACAACCACTTCTTGGCAGATCGCACCGTCCTGCCGGCCCAGCCCAGCCCGGTCACGGTGCAGGTCGGCTACAGCCTGGTGCTGGGCTACCTGGGcagctgcctgctgctgctgggcgGCTTCTCGCTGGCGCTCAGCTTCGCGCCCTGGTGCGCTGAGCGCTGTGACAGCTGCCGCAAGGCGCCCTCCAGCAGCGCGCGCCGCAGCAGCATTAGCACAGTGTACATCGACGGGCCAGAGCCCGCACTCACGCCGGCCATCAAGTACTATAGTGATGGCCAGCACCGGCCGCGGCCTGATCAGCTGGGCGCCGCCAGCCAGCGCAAGGCCGGCTTCCCGATGCCCCGGCCCCCACCCAAAGCCTACAGCAACCCGGTGGACGTGCTCGAAGGGGAGAAGGTTACAAACTCCGAACCCGGCTCGTCTTCCCGCAGCACTCGGCCCTGCGGCAGCACGCTGCCCTGCGACTCCGACGTGTAG